In one window of Phycisphaerales bacterium DNA:
- the fabD gene encoding ACP S-malonyltransferase, whose translation MSERVIVLCPGQGAQTVGMGRAWADASEAARRTFEEADKILAGELGAPLSALCFDGPAETLNRTDVSQPAIYACSVASWRGLSETRGNVPTLRAAAGLSLGEYTALHLAGVLSFEEGLRLVTLRGRAMQDAAEAIPGGMLALIGCEEAQANDVCDAAREGGVLVCANFNAPGQVVLSGDADAIGRAETAAKDAGLRATPLPVAGAFHSPLMEPAADRLAQALANTPINAEALSACPVYSNVTAKPHEHDAQSIRARLAEQLTHPVRWAQGCQNMVADGLGEDATWHELAPGKSLTGMMKRIDRSVGVSMHDAP comes from the coding sequence ATGAGCGAGCGCGTGATTGTCCTTTGTCCCGGCCAGGGCGCACAGACCGTTGGCATGGGGCGCGCGTGGGCCGACGCGAGCGAGGCCGCCCGCCGTACTTTTGAGGAAGCCGACAAGATCCTCGCGGGCGAACTGGGCGCCCCGCTGAGCGCCTTGTGCTTCGACGGCCCCGCCGAGACCCTGAACCGAACCGATGTCAGCCAGCCGGCCATCTACGCGTGCTCGGTCGCATCGTGGCGCGGGTTGTCCGAAACTCGTGGAAACGTCCCCACGCTTCGGGCGGCAGCGGGCCTGAGCCTTGGCGAATACACGGCGCTGCACCTGGCCGGTGTGCTGAGCTTCGAGGAAGGCCTGCGGCTGGTGACCCTGCGCGGCCGGGCGATGCAGGACGCCGCCGAAGCGATTCCTGGGGGCATGCTGGCGCTCATCGGGTGCGAAGAGGCGCAGGCAAACGACGTGTGCGACGCGGCCCGAGAGGGTGGCGTTCTCGTCTGCGCCAACTTCAATGCACCGGGCCAGGTCGTACTCAGCGGCGATGCCGACGCCATCGGGCGTGCAGAGACCGCAGCGAAGGATGCCGGCCTGAGGGCCACGCCGCTGCCGGTCGCCGGGGCGTTCCATAGCCCGCTGATGGAGCCCGCTGCCGACCGTCTCGCCCAGGCTCTGGCCAACACCCCGATCAATGCCGAGGCCCTGAGCGCGTGCCCGGTGTACTCGAACGTCACCGCCAAGCCGCACGAACACGACGCCCAGAGCATCCGCGCGCGACTTGCCGAGCAGTTAACCCACCCGGTGCGCTGGGCCCAGGGCTGCCAGAACATGGTCGCGGACGGCCTGGGCGAGGACGCTACCTGGCACGAATTGGCGCCGGGTAAGAGCCTGACGGGCATGATGAAGCGGATCGATCGCTCGGTGGGCGTCTCGATGCACGACGCGCCCTGA
- a CDS encoding beta-ketoacyl-ACP synthase III, protein MGATIRGAGMALPKTVLSNADLERLMDTSDEWIRQRTGIVQRRIAKRDLGETTAALGTRALQAALDDAGMQPTDLDQIVVATLTADMPTPSAACQIASNLGAGNIAAFDLNAACSGFVFALNTVDALIRSGNARNVGVVGADIITRHVDYSNRGRGTSILFGDGAGAFVVSGSDDPDTGVLARAMHTDGSRWVDLFIPRVEEDYPSDFDPDADGVEMSCLHMNGRAVFKFAVSTFSDLIQETLDKVGLRPEDVDHYVCHQSNKRILDAARERFGLPEEKLHINIDRYGNTVAASVALCFAELKAAGRIKPGQLVMFLGFGAGLTWGSSLWRL, encoded by the coding sequence GTGGGCGCCACCATTCGCGGCGCGGGCATGGCGCTGCCCAAGACGGTGCTGAGCAACGCCGATCTCGAACGCCTGATGGATACGAGCGACGAGTGGATCCGCCAGCGGACGGGCATCGTGCAGCGGCGGATCGCCAAGCGCGATCTGGGCGAAACAACGGCAGCACTGGGCACGCGAGCGCTGCAGGCAGCGCTGGACGATGCCGGCATGCAACCGACCGATCTGGACCAGATCGTCGTCGCCACGTTGACGGCCGACATGCCGACGCCGTCGGCCGCATGCCAGATCGCGTCGAACCTTGGCGCGGGCAACATCGCGGCCTTTGACCTGAACGCGGCGTGCTCGGGATTCGTGTTCGCGCTCAATACCGTCGACGCGCTCATCCGTTCGGGCAACGCCAGGAACGTCGGCGTCGTGGGCGCCGACATCATCACCCGCCACGTGGACTACTCCAACCGGGGCCGCGGCACGAGCATCCTCTTCGGCGATGGCGCGGGCGCGTTTGTCGTCTCCGGCAGCGATGATCCGGATACCGGCGTGCTTGCCCGCGCCATGCACACCGACGGAAGCCGGTGGGTCGATCTGTTCATCCCTCGCGTCGAGGAGGACTATCCGTCCGACTTCGATCCCGATGCCGACGGGGTCGAGATGAGCTGCCTGCACATGAATGGCCGGGCGGTCTTCAAGTTCGCCGTCAGCACCTTCAGCGATCTCATCCAGGAGACGCTCGACAAGGTCGGCCTGCGTCCGGAAGACGTGGACCACTATGTCTGCCATCAGTCCAACAAGCGGATCCTCGACGCGGCCCGCGAACGCTTCGGCCTGCCCGAAGAAAAGCTGCACATCAACATCGACCGCTACGGCAACACCGTCGCCGCCTCCGTGGCCCTGTGCTTCGCGGAGCTCAAGGCCGCCGGCCGCATCAAGCCCGGTCAGCTCGTCATGTTCCTTGGTTTTGGCGCCGGCCTGACCTGGGGCAGCAGCCTCTGGCGTCTTTGA
- the plsX gene encoding phosphate acyltransferase PlsX, translating to MRLAVDVMGGDHAPDAILAGCFRALDPSSGAIPEGGRLVLVGDEAAILDVAREHGVDPSTFDLVPTTEVIAMGESPAKAVRSKADSSIVRSARMGSPKAAGTPEHVDAILSAGNTGACVSAAIMHLKRLPGVHRPGIAVTIPGFQGPIILCDAGANPEPQPTHLWQYGVMAEAYARTVLHIDKPRVALMNIGAEEGKGTDLIQKTRDLLAATPGINFTGYIEGRDFFDGAADVVVTDGFVGNTVLKMAEGLARSLFGAIAQAIFAEDAELALRIEPAIKALYAKSDYEELGGAPLLGVNGTYIIAHGSSKAKTICASIRNGFEYLRLGLNDVLMQRIADVESSIDSDLLRESVRA from the coding sequence ATGCGCCTTGCCGTCGACGTGATGGGCGGCGACCACGCGCCCGATGCGATTCTGGCCGGTTGCTTTCGTGCACTCGACCCTTCCAGCGGCGCCATTCCCGAGGGCGGGCGCCTGGTGCTGGTCGGCGACGAGGCCGCCATTCTGGACGTCGCACGTGAACACGGGGTCGACCCTTCAACCTTTGACCTGGTTCCCACGACAGAAGTGATCGCCATGGGCGAAAGCCCCGCCAAGGCGGTGCGATCCAAGGCCGATTCGTCCATCGTGCGATCGGCGCGCATGGGTTCACCCAAGGCGGCCGGCACGCCCGAGCACGTCGATGCCATTCTGAGCGCGGGCAACACCGGCGCCTGCGTATCGGCGGCGATCATGCACCTCAAGCGGCTCCCCGGCGTACATCGCCCGGGCATCGCGGTGACGATCCCGGGCTTCCAGGGCCCGATCATCCTGTGCGACGCCGGCGCCAACCCTGAGCCGCAGCCGACGCACCTGTGGCAATACGGCGTGATGGCCGAGGCATACGCCCGAACGGTGCTGCACATCGACAAGCCGCGCGTGGCCCTGATGAACATCGGCGCCGAAGAGGGCAAGGGCACGGATCTCATCCAGAAGACCCGCGACCTGCTGGCCGCGACGCCGGGCATTAACTTCACAGGCTACATCGAGGGACGAGATTTCTTTGACGGCGCCGCCGACGTCGTGGTGACCGACGGCTTCGTGGGCAACACGGTGCTGAAGATGGCCGAAGGCCTGGCCCGCAGCCTGTTTGGGGCCATCGCGCAGGCAATCTTTGCCGAGGACGCGGAACTGGCGCTGCGGATCGAGCCGGCGATCAAGGCGTTGTACGCCAAGAGCGACTACGAGGAGTTGGGCGGCGCACCGCTGCTGGGGGTCAACGGCACGTACATCATCGCCCACGGCTCGAGCAAGGCAAAGACGATTTGTGCGAGTATTCGGAATGGATTCGAATACCTGCGGCTTGGCCTCAACGACGTGTTGATGCAACGCATCGCCGACGTCGAATCCTCGATCGATTCGGACCTGCTGCGCGAGTCTGTCAGAGCATGA
- the rpmF gene encoding 50S ribosomal protein L32, whose amino-acid sequence MLPTHRQSHGRTRRRRAHDSLKGLTVTLCPVTSMPKNHHRACRQSGYYRPGLTIVVPKLGIGVERD is encoded by the coding sequence ATGCTTCCTACGCATCGCCAGTCGCACGGTCGGACGCGCCGCCGCCGGGCCCACGACTCGCTGAAGGGCCTGACGGTCACCCTGTGCCCGGTCACGAGCATGCCCAAGAACCACCATCGCGCGTGCCGCCAGTCGGGGTACTACCGCCCCGGCCTGACCATCGTCGTTCCCAAGCTCGGGATCGGCGTCGAGCGTGACTGA
- a CDS encoding ATP-dependent DNA helicase RecQ: protein MPDGTCTSTQPGLPEEAMAALRRVWGFDALRPMQAAAVRAALNGRDALVVLPTGGGKSLCYQLPPLVSGKATVVVSPLIALMRDQVRGLELNGYPAAALHSAVEFEDARQIEAQLVSGEINLLLAAPERMVTASFRGLLARLADAGRLGAIAVDEAHCISQWGHDFRPEYRRLAELREVVPGTPMQAFTATATPRVRQDIINQLGLHDPELLVGTFDRPNLTYRVRARQPGGRAIDQAAEAIRKHIDAGEGGAIVYCISRKETEDFADGLRGMGLDAQAYHAGLKPNQRDNVERAFTNEELDVVCATVAFGMGIDRSNVRLVVHAACPKSVEAYQQEAGRAGRDGEPAECLLLYGPGDAGRWTRLIMGEQRFGQSLTESTRAQLELIREAQRFVALMECRHKALSEHFGQEYEPPPGRHNCGACDVCLGETEIEQDSTRVAQIIMSAVARLEQRWGAGHLVDVLRGGSTERIKSNAHDQLSVYGMLRDHAKGEVQMFVEQLIAAGALQRHASPTEAGGMIETIRFGEHGNAVMKAEMPVTLARPMGSGSLRKERGRRSTKAAAEVVILDADEKALFERLRSVRMEIAREDSIPPYMVFNDATLREMAKRRPSTDREMLSIKGVGQAKLDAFGRRFLEAVQEQT, encoded by the coding sequence GTGCCTGACGGAACCTGTACATCTACCCAACCCGGACTCCCCGAAGAGGCGATGGCGGCCCTGCGTCGAGTCTGGGGTTTTGACGCCCTTCGGCCCATGCAGGCCGCGGCCGTCCGAGCCGCCCTTAACGGCCGCGATGCCCTCGTCGTCTTGCCCACCGGCGGCGGAAAGAGCCTGTGCTACCAACTCCCGCCCCTGGTCAGTGGTAAGGCCACCGTGGTCGTCAGCCCCTTGATCGCGCTCATGCGAGATCAGGTCCGGGGGCTCGAGCTCAACGGCTATCCGGCCGCCGCTCTGCACTCGGCCGTCGAGTTCGAGGACGCCCGGCAGATCGAAGCCCAGCTGGTCTCGGGCGAGATCAACTTGCTGCTGGCTGCTCCAGAACGCATGGTCACCGCCAGCTTCCGGGGGCTGCTGGCCCGCCTGGCCGACGCGGGCCGCTTGGGCGCGATCGCCGTCGACGAGGCCCACTGCATCAGCCAGTGGGGCCATGATTTCCGGCCCGAGTACCGCCGCCTTGCCGAGCTCCGTGAGGTCGTCCCGGGCACGCCCATGCAGGCCTTCACCGCCACTGCCACGCCGCGGGTTCGCCAGGACATCATTAACCAACTTGGCCTGCACGATCCTGAATTGCTGGTAGGGACGTTTGACCGACCAAATCTGACCTATCGCGTCCGCGCCCGCCAGCCGGGTGGCCGTGCCATCGATCAAGCCGCCGAGGCCATCCGCAAGCACATCGACGCCGGCGAAGGCGGCGCCATCGTCTACTGCATCAGCAGGAAAGAAACCGAAGACTTCGCCGATGGCCTGCGAGGAATGGGTCTGGACGCTCAGGCCTACCACGCCGGCTTAAAGCCCAATCAGCGTGATAACGTCGAGCGAGCCTTCACCAACGAAGAGCTCGACGTCGTATGCGCCACGGTCGCCTTCGGCATGGGCATCGACCGCAGCAACGTACGCCTCGTGGTCCATGCCGCCTGCCCAAAGAGCGTCGAGGCCTACCAGCAGGAGGCCGGCCGAGCGGGCCGCGACGGTGAACCCGCCGAGTGCCTGCTGCTCTACGGCCCCGGTGACGCCGGTCGCTGGACGAGGCTCATCATGGGCGAGCAGCGTTTTGGTCAATCGCTCACTGAATCCACGCGGGCCCAACTCGAACTCATCCGCGAGGCCCAGCGGTTCGTCGCGCTCATGGAGTGCCGCCACAAGGCCTTGAGCGAGCACTTCGGCCAGGAGTACGAGCCCCCGCCCGGCCGGCACAACTGCGGCGCATGCGACGTATGCCTGGGCGAAACCGAGATTGAGCAGGACTCGACCCGCGTCGCCCAGATCATCATGAGTGCCGTCGCCAGGCTCGAGCAGCGGTGGGGCGCCGGCCACCTCGTCGACGTCCTCCGCGGCGGCAGCACCGAGCGCATCAAGAGCAACGCCCACGACCAGCTCAGCGTTTATGGCATGCTGCGAGACCACGCTAAGGGCGAGGTGCAGATGTTCGTAGAGCAGCTCATCGCCGCCGGGGCCCTCCAGCGGCACGCTTCGCCCACCGAGGCCGGCGGCATGATCGAAACCATCCGCTTCGGCGAGCACGGCAACGCCGTCATGAAGGCCGAAATGCCCGTGACGCTGGCCAGACCGATGGGCTCGGGCTCGCTGCGGAAAGAACGTGGCCGCCGGTCGACCAAGGCTGCTGCCGAAGTCGTGATTCTGGACGCCGATGAGAAGGCCCTGTTCGAGAGGCTCCGTAGCGTCCGCATGGAGATCGCCCGGGAAGACTCCATCCCCCCCTACATGGTCTTCAATGACGCAACCCTTCGTGAGATGGCCAAGCGAAGGCCCTCGACTGACCGCGAGATGCTGTCGATCAAGGGCGTGGGGCAGGCAAAGCTCGACGCGTTCGGCCGGCGATTCCTGGAGGCGGTGCAGGAACAAACCTGA
- a CDS encoding DUF4328 domain-containing protein, protein MSTAALPSPTKYRYKPGGGIAVTTIVLLVLSMTFQLGILAGELVMLTGALNRDIEQADAGLVISALAVIGQVLTVTIPLIVFFCIWTHRVAANVRALGASGLRHSPGWAVGWFFIPVANLFMPFSVFREIDRASQPTGYVDTEAWKRNAPGVVITFWWLTWFLQTIIGGVGNILTKRFPPEMGPAVTAGVMCDVAASFLLLGCGVFAILMIRRIDRLQIQAWQARALHAPPIA, encoded by the coding sequence ATGAGCACAGCGGCCCTGCCCTCGCCCACCAAGTACAGGTACAAGCCCGGTGGCGGAATCGCCGTCACCACGATCGTGCTGCTGGTGCTCAGCATGACCTTCCAACTTGGTATCCTGGCCGGCGAACTGGTGATGCTGACGGGGGCGCTGAACCGCGATATTGAGCAGGCAGACGCCGGGCTTGTCATCTCGGCTCTGGCGGTCATCGGACAGGTCTTGACGGTCACCATTCCGCTCATCGTGTTCTTCTGCATCTGGACGCATCGCGTGGCCGCGAACGTCCGCGCGTTGGGCGCCAGTGGTCTGCGTCACAGCCCCGGCTGGGCCGTCGGCTGGTTCTTCATCCCCGTCGCAAACCTCTTCATGCCCTTTTCGGTCTTCCGTGAGATCGATCGCGCCAGCCAACCCACTGGTTATGTCGATACCGAGGCATGGAAGAGAAATGCTCCGGGCGTGGTCATCACGTTTTGGTGGCTCACCTGGTTCCTGCAGACCATCATTGGCGGTGTTGGCAACATCCTCACGAAGCGTTTCCCGCCGGAAATGGGTCCGGCGGTGACGGCCGGCGTCATGTGCGATGTCGCGGCCTCTTTCCTGTTACTCGGCTGTGGGGTATTCGCGATCCTGATGATCCGCCGCATCGACCGCCTGCAAATCCAGGCTTGGCAAGCAAGGGCCCTGCACGCGCCGCCCATAGCCTGA
- a CDS encoding CoA transferase subunit A, with protein sequence MPQADKSAVTSKQISTAAEAFQDLKDKGILYDGCTIHVGGFGLCGIPEQLIIALRDTGVKDLTCVSNNAGVDDWGLGLLLQTRQIRKMVSSYVGENDTFAKQFLSGELEVEFNPQGTLAERIRAGGAGIPAFFTATGAGTQIAEGKETRTFMPTPAQARVNKDVFQEREFVMETGIYADLALVKAETADPFGNLIYNKTARNFNPMMATAAAYTIAEVDRVVELGELDPDQIHTPGSFVDRFIVSKSEKRIEQRTTREG encoded by the coding sequence ATGCCCCAAGCCGACAAGTCAGCCGTCACGAGCAAGCAGATTTCCACGGCCGCCGAGGCCTTCCAGGACCTCAAGGACAAGGGCATCCTCTACGACGGCTGCACGATCCATGTTGGCGGCTTCGGCCTGTGCGGCATCCCCGAACAGCTCATCATCGCCCTCCGTGACACCGGCGTGAAGGACCTGACTTGCGTCAGCAACAACGCCGGCGTCGACGACTGGGGCCTGGGCCTGCTGCTCCAGACCCGGCAGATCAGGAAGATGGTCTCCAGCTACGTGGGCGAGAACGATACCTTCGCCAAGCAGTTCCTCAGCGGCGAGCTCGAGGTCGAGTTCAACCCGCAGGGCACGCTGGCCGAGCGCATCCGCGCGGGCGGGGCCGGCATCCCGGCGTTCTTCACCGCCACCGGCGCCGGTACGCAGATCGCCGAGGGCAAAGAGACGCGGACGTTCATGCCCACCCCCGCCCAGGCCCGCGTGAACAAGGACGTGTTCCAGGAGCGCGAGTTCGTGATGGAGACCGGCATCTACGCCGACCTCGCGCTGGTCAAGGCCGAGACCGCCGACCCCTTCGGCAATCTGATCTACAACAAGACCGCCCGCAACTTCAACCCCATGATGGCCACCGCCGCGGCCTACACCATCGCCGAAGTGGACCGCGTCGTGGAGCTTGGCGAGCTCGACCCCGACCAGATCCACACGCCGGGCAGCTTCGTCGACCGTTTCATCGTCAGCAAGAGCGAGAAGCGAATCGAGCAGCGGACGACACGCGAAGGCTGA
- the rplI gene encoding 50S ribosomal protein L9 yields MARDLNLLLFENVDNLGIVGDVVKVRAGYARNFLLPRGLATEPDDQLIKQLADKRAEAEKDVAALRANREDMAKKLDGQEITMVRACNDQGVLYGAVTQQDIASALQTLGFDVKPREVRLPYAMKRIDNYEVLLKFANDLESHIRVFVEPDRTIDEDEREEMEFDNEGNLIEPGSKKSEKAAESTEASAPAAGE; encoded by the coding sequence ATGGCTCGTGATCTGAATCTGCTGCTTTTTGAGAACGTCGATAACCTTGGCATCGTCGGGGATGTGGTCAAGGTTCGGGCTGGGTACGCCCGCAACTTCCTGCTGCCCCGCGGCCTGGCGACCGAGCCCGACGATCAGTTGATCAAGCAGTTGGCCGACAAGCGGGCGGAGGCTGAGAAGGATGTCGCCGCACTTCGCGCCAATCGTGAAGACATGGCCAAGAAGCTCGACGGCCAGGAGATCACGATGGTTCGGGCCTGCAACGACCAAGGCGTGCTGTATGGCGCTGTGACGCAGCAGGACATCGCCAGCGCCCTGCAGACCCTGGGCTTCGACGTCAAGCCCCGCGAGGTGCGCCTGCCTTATGCGATGAAGCGCATCGACAACTACGAGGTGCTGCTGAAGTTCGCCAACGATCTGGAGAGCCACATCCGGGTGTTCGTCGAACCCGATCGCACGATCGACGAAGACGAGCGCGAGGAGATGGAGTTCGACAACGAGGGCAACCTCATCGAGCCGGGTAGCAAGAAGAGCGAGAAGGCCGCCGAGTCGACCGAGGCCTCCGCGCCTGCCGCTGGCGAGTAA
- the ssb gene encoding single-stranded DNA-binding protein, producing the protein MAGSYNRVLLMGNLTRDIELRHTPKNTAVAQIGLAVNRRFRTQDGEQREEVTFVDCDAFGRTAEVMAQYLRKGRPVFIEGRLKLDQWQDQQGNNRSKLKVVIESFQFIDSGQGGGGGGGGGYSGGGGNQGGGGSYGGGGSYDSDPVPPDDDIPF; encoded by the coding sequence ATGGCAGGCAGCTACAACCGCGTGTTGCTCATGGGCAACCTGACCCGAGACATCGAACTGCGTCATACGCCCAAGAACACGGCCGTTGCCCAGATCGGGCTGGCCGTGAATCGGCGGTTTCGCACGCAGGACGGCGAGCAGCGCGAGGAAGTGACGTTCGTCGATTGCGATGCGTTCGGACGGACCGCCGAGGTCATGGCCCAGTACCTCCGCAAGGGTCGTCCGGTGTTCATCGAAGGTCGCCTCAAGCTGGATCAATGGCAGGATCAGCAGGGGAACAACCGCAGCAAGCTCAAGGTCGTGATCGAGAGCTTCCAGTTCATCGACAGCGGCCAAGGCGGGGGCGGAGGCGGAGGCGGGGGATACTCCGGCGGCGGTGGCAATCAGGGCGGAGGCGGCAGCTACGGCGGCGGCGGGAGCTACGACAGCGACCCGGTGCCCCCGGACGACGACATCCCGTTCTGA
- the rpsF gene encoding 30S ribosomal protein S6, which yields MPPERSYHYEAMFLIGQSTAADLGAVITHIDELLERCGAKLVAMAKWDERRLAFEIDKQKRGLYILTYFEAPAQNIQQLDRDTQMSETIMRALVTRADHLTLEEMQAADARDALMGEAKLRAEKANEAEEEKDTGVRMGRPVEDTPLDHTGAKEEGEGGQDDDSNATDQDTSAEQPAKA from the coding sequence ATGCCCCCAGAGCGCAGCTATCACTACGAAGCCATGTTCCTGATTGGCCAGTCGACCGCCGCCGATCTCGGCGCCGTCATCACGCATATCGACGAGTTGCTCGAGCGTTGTGGCGCGAAGCTCGTTGCCATGGCCAAGTGGGACGAGCGTCGTCTGGCCTTCGAGATCGATAAGCAGAAGCGTGGCCTGTACATCCTCACATACTTCGAGGCCCCGGCGCAGAACATCCAGCAACTCGATCGCGACACGCAGATGAGCGAGACCATCATGCGCGCGCTCGTGACCAGGGCCGACCACCTGACCCTCGAAGAGATGCAGGCTGCCGACGCGCGTGACGCCCTGATGGGCGAGGCCAAGCTGCGTGCCGAGAAGGCCAACGAGGCCGAGGAAGAGAAGGACACCGGCGTGCGGATGGGCCGTCCCGTCGAGGACACTCCGCTGGATCACACCGGAGCCAAGGAAGAGGGCGAGGGCGGCCAGGACGATGATTCCAACGCCACCGACCAGGACACCTCGGCCGAGCAGCCCGCCAAGGCCTGA
- the pth gene encoding aminoacyl-tRNA hydrolase has translation MKIIVGLGNPGSEYENTRHNAGFMVLDELARRHAGGAVARGRFHAATLECMIAGEKVMLAKPTTFMNKSGLTVGEALRFYKLEPASDLLIIVDDVNLPLGGIRLRARGGDGGHNGLADVARASGGDAYARLRVGVDSKPAGASQVGYVLGRFTQEQNDALKPALSNAADAAECWVKDGIVEAMNRFNTPDEKKAKGRTPKADEQPTTSNRPGDASSEAPSDQPHGPGDEVQAGHQSPHKPAKDS, from the coding sequence ATGAAGATCATCGTCGGCCTTGGCAATCCCGGAAGCGAGTACGAGAACACGCGGCATAACGCGGGGTTCATGGTGCTCGACGAGCTCGCTCGGCGTCACGCCGGCGGGGCCGTGGCGCGTGGACGCTTCCACGCCGCCACGCTGGAATGCATGATTGCCGGCGAAAAGGTCATGCTTGCCAAGCCCACGACCTTCATGAACAAGAGCGGATTGACCGTGGGCGAAGCCCTTCGGTTCTACAAGCTCGAGCCCGCGAGCGATCTGCTCATCATCGTCGACGACGTCAATCTGCCGCTTGGTGGGATCCGCCTGCGGGCGCGGGGTGGTGACGGCGGGCACAACGGCCTGGCCGACGTTGCCCGCGCCAGTGGCGGCGATGCCTATGCGCGGCTGCGCGTCGGCGTGGACAGCAAGCCTGCCGGCGCAAGCCAGGTGGGTTACGTGCTGGGCCGTTTTACGCAAGAGCAGAATGACGCACTCAAGCCCGCGCTCTCGAACGCCGCGGACGCGGCCGAGTGCTGGGTGAAGGACGGCATCGTCGAGGCGATGAACCGATTCAACACCCCCGACGAGAAGAAGGCCAAGGGCCGGACGCCCAAGGCCGACGAACAACCCACCACATCGAATCGTCCCGGGGATGCCTCGAGCGAGGCCCCCAGTGATCAACCCCATGGCCCGGGCGACGAAGTCCAGGCCGGTCACCAATCGCCGCACAAACCGGCAAAGGACTCCTGA
- a CDS encoding 50S ribosomal protein L25, with protein MHEDAPTLPARKRERMGSRYAKRLRDRGGLPAIVYGHGQDPLSVEFDAHEANIHFSKGERVFVLEMEGADNEFVLLQDLQFDHLGTHIIHADFRRVDLSERVEVTVPLEFVGNAKGLKTAGAVLTHPVTELHLECAVTNLPDVLEVDISNLGVDEMITAGEIPLPKETMKLLTPPDTRVVSIFVKAEIEETSEGSEVDAAASPEVITEKKEEGEKDED; from the coding sequence ATGCATGAAGACGCCCCAACCCTGCCGGCCCGCAAGCGTGAGCGGATGGGCTCGCGCTACGCCAAGCGCTTGCGCGATCGCGGCGGCCTGCCGGCCATCGTCTATGGCCACGGCCAGGACCCGCTGTCGGTCGAATTCGACGCCCACGAGGCCAACATCCACTTCTCCAAGGGCGAGCGTGTGTTCGTGCTGGAGATGGAGGGCGCGGACAACGAGTTCGTGCTCCTCCAGGACCTCCAGTTCGATCACCTCGGCACGCACATCATCCATGCCGACTTCCGCCGGGTGGATCTGTCCGAGCGTGTGGAAGTCACCGTTCCGCTGGAGTTCGTCGGCAACGCCAAGGGCCTGAAGACCGCCGGCGCGGTGCTGACCCACCCGGTGACCGAGTTGCACCTTGAGTGCGCGGTCACGAACCTTCCAGACGTGCTCGAGGTGGACATCAGCAACCTGGGCGTCGACGAGATGATCACGGCCGGGGAGATCCCCCTGCCCAAGGAAACGATGAAGCTGCTGACCCCGCCCGACACGCGGGTGGTGAGCATCTTCGTCAAGGCCGAGATTGAAGAGACCAGCGAGGGCAGCGAAGTGGATGCCGCCGCTTCGCCCGAAGTCATCACCGAGAAGAAGGAAGAGGGCGAGAAGGACGAGGACTGA